A portion of the Paenibacillus hamazuiensis genome contains these proteins:
- the ligA gene encoding NAD-dependent DNA ligase LigA — protein MAEALSEMKSLIEEINKHNYLYYTLDQPSISDADYDKLYDRLVALEKETGVVLSYSPTQRIGDAILKGFEPHRHRARLWSLDKAQSHEDLAAWHTRALKLVNDYNTQHPDNPLPPLSFVVELKFDGLTLNLTYEGGELVQASTRGNGTVGEGILPQVKTIKSIPLQIPYRDGIIEVQGEGIMNLSVLEEYNRTAAEPLKNARNAAAGALRNLNPKVTAERRLNAYFYNVGFSDNIQFADHREMIEFLRNNQFKVSPYVKFFDSIEEVEKELQTVADMRHSLDYLIDGAVVKITDMRTREVLGYTEKFPRWAVAYKFESEEATTILEAVNWNVGRTGKITPAAVVEPVELAGVTVRNCTLNNVDDIERKNLKHALGTLIYIRRSNDVIPEILGKVTEEQDGGEIVSPTHCPACGTPLEQRGAHLFCPNKLGCKPQAIAWLAHFASRDAMDIETFSEKTAEQLYEELGVRDPADLYDLQFADLIKLERFGEKKANNLLEAIDKSKTRPLASFLYALGIPNTGITTTKVLADHFLGLEPLMNATKEELLTLHDIGDIVAESIVSFFQDPNVQKSIDRMLQAGVSPQVEERAEPVNTDNPFFGKTVVLTGTLSTMGRDEAAKKLEALGAKITGSVSKKTDIVIAGESAGSKLTKAQELGIRIIDDEQELLKLLGEA, from the coding sequence ATGGCTGAAGCCTTGTCCGAAATGAAATCCCTCATTGAAGAGATCAACAAGCACAACTATTTATATTATACGCTCGACCAGCCATCGATAAGCGATGCCGACTACGACAAGCTGTACGACCGGCTCGTCGCTCTAGAGAAGGAAACCGGCGTTGTTTTGTCTTATTCTCCGACTCAGCGGATCGGAGATGCCATCCTGAAAGGGTTCGAGCCGCACCGGCACCGGGCCCGGCTGTGGAGTTTGGACAAGGCGCAAAGCCATGAGGACTTGGCGGCGTGGCATACCCGCGCGCTCAAGCTGGTTAACGATTACAATACGCAGCATCCGGACAACCCGCTGCCGCCGCTGTCTTTTGTCGTGGAGCTGAAGTTCGACGGGCTGACGCTGAATCTGACCTACGAAGGCGGAGAGCTCGTTCAAGCGTCTACCCGCGGCAACGGAACGGTTGGCGAAGGCATCTTGCCGCAGGTGAAAACGATCAAGTCGATTCCGCTGCAAATCCCTTACCGCGACGGCATCATTGAAGTTCAGGGCGAGGGCATCATGAACTTGTCCGTGCTTGAGGAATATAACCGGACCGCCGCGGAGCCGCTCAAAAACGCCCGCAACGCCGCGGCCGGCGCTCTCCGCAACTTGAACCCGAAGGTCACTGCGGAAAGACGGCTGAACGCGTATTTTTACAATGTCGGTTTTTCGGACAATATCCAATTTGCCGACCACCGCGAAATGATTGAATTTTTGCGGAACAACCAGTTTAAAGTCAGCCCCTACGTCAAGTTTTTCGATTCCATCGAAGAGGTGGAAAAAGAGCTGCAAACGGTCGCCGACATGCGCCATTCCCTTGATTATTTGATTGACGGTGCAGTGGTTAAAATCACCGACATGCGAACGCGCGAGGTGCTCGGTTACACGGAGAAATTCCCGCGCTGGGCGGTCGCCTATAAATTCGAATCCGAGGAAGCGACGACGATCCTCGAGGCGGTGAACTGGAACGTCGGCCGTACCGGCAAAATCACGCCTGCCGCGGTCGTGGAACCGGTGGAGTTGGCCGGGGTGACGGTGCGCAATTGTACGCTCAATAACGTCGACGACATCGAACGCAAAAACCTGAAACACGCGCTTGGCACGCTCATATATATAAGAAGATCGAATGACGTAATCCCTGAAATTTTGGGAAAAGTGACGGAAGAACAGGATGGCGGCGAGATTGTGTCCCCGACTCATTGTCCAGCCTGCGGCACGCCGCTCGAGCAGCGCGGGGCGCATCTGTTCTGCCCGAACAAACTCGGCTGTAAGCCGCAGGCGATTGCATGGCTCGCCCATTTTGCATCCCGCGATGCGATGGACATCGAAACGTTCAGCGAGAAAACCGCCGAACAGCTGTACGAAGAACTCGGGGTCCGGGACCCCGCCGACTTATATGATTTGCAATTTGCCGACCTGATTAAGCTGGAGCGTTTTGGCGAGAAAAAAGCGAACAACTTGCTTGAGGCGATAGATAAAAGCAAGACGCGGCCGCTCGCGTCTTTCCTGTACGCGCTTGGCATTCCGAATACCGGCATCACGACGACCAAGGTGCTGGCGGATCATTTTCTCGGTCTGGAGCCGCTTATGAATGCGACCAAGGAGGAGCTTTTGACGCTCCACGATATCGGGGACATTGTGGCGGAGAGCATCGTTTCCTTCTTCCAGGATCCAAACGTGCAAAAAAGCATTGACCGAATGCTTCAGGCCGGCGTCTCGCCTCAAGTGGAGGAGAGAGCCGAACCGGTCAATACGGATAACCCGTTTTTCGGAAAAACGGTCGTGCTTACCGGCACATTATCGACGATGGGCCGTGACGAAGCTGCGAAAAAACTCGAAGCGCTCGGCGCCAAAATTACCGGCAGCGTGTCGAAGAAAACGGATATCGTCATAGCCGGGGAAAGCGCCGGCAGCAAGCTGACAAAGGCGCAGGAGCTGGGCATTCGCATCATCGACGATGAGCAGGAACTGCTGAAGCTCTTAGGTGAAGCATAA